A window of the Deinococcus gobiensis I-0 genome harbors these coding sequences:
- a CDS encoding metal-sulfur cluster assembly factor, which yields MSDDTQVPAAAGEAPAAGLPSEAQVLEALKVVKDPEIPVNVVDLGLIYGVDIAPDGLVDITMTLTSVGCPVQDLIRADAEMAVGRLDGVSSVNVEFVWTPPWGPDKMTDDGKRQMRMFGFNI from the coding sequence GTGAGCGACGACACGCAGGTCCCTGCGGCGGCGGGCGAAGCCCCGGCGGCCGGGTTGCCCAGCGAGGCGCAGGTGCTCGAGGCGCTCAAGGTCGTCAAGGACCCGGAAATTCCGGTCAACGTCGTGGACCTGGGCCTGATTTACGGGGTGGACATCGCGCCGGACGGTCTCGTGGACATCACCATGACCCTCACCAGCGTGGGCTGCCCGGTACAGGACCTCATCCGGGCCGACGCCGAGATGGCCGTGGGCCGCCTCGACGGCGTGAGCAGCGTGAATGTCGAGTTCGTGTGGACGCCGCCATGGGGTCCCGACAAGATGACCGACGACGGCAAGCGCCAGATGCGCATGTTCGGCTTCAACATCTGA
- a CDS encoding rhodanese-like domain-containing protein, with amino-acid sequence MKEANPTEGHQMVQDGALLVDVREQGEYDQIHAEGATLLPLSEFEARYAELPKDRPLVMICRSGARSARAGEYLLANGYGDVTNLAGGTQAWAEAGLPTQGEAQ; translated from the coding sequence ATGAAGGAAGCGAACCCGACCGAGGGTCACCAGATGGTACAAGACGGCGCGCTGCTCGTGGACGTGCGCGAGCAGGGCGAATACGACCAGATCCATGCCGAGGGCGCGACCCTGCTGCCCCTGAGCGAATTCGAGGCCCGGTACGCCGAGCTGCCCAAGGACCGCCCGCTGGTCATGATCTGCCGCAGCGGGGCCCGCAGCGCCCGCGCGGGCGAGTACCTGCTGGCCAACGGCTACGGCGACGTGACCAACCTCGCCGGCGGCACGCAGGCCTGGGCCGAGGCGGGGCTGCCCACCCAGGGAGAAGCCCAGTGA
- a CDS encoding rhodanese-like domain-containing protein: MPHDASPRPPALTPGQTLIDLRDAAARRAEPVPHSGDRQVLVLGLDVIEDGAHGLTPAAGPLLVVCERGTRSQLAARYLRADGLDAQAWPGGWASFAAALNGD; this comes from the coding sequence GTGCCACACGACGCCAGCCCCCGGCCCCCGGCCCTCACGCCCGGCCAGACCCTGATCGACCTGCGGGACGCCGCCGCGCGCCGGGCCGAACCGGTGCCTCACTCCGGCGACCGGCAGGTGCTGGTGCTCGGCCTGGACGTGATCGAGGACGGCGCACACGGCCTGACTCCGGCGGCCGGACCGCTGCTGGTCGTGTGTGAGCGCGGGACCCGCTCACAGCTCGCGGCGCGCTACCTGCGGGCCGACGGGCTGGACGCCCAGGCCTGGCCCGGCGGCTGGGCCAGCTTCGCAGCGGCGCTGAACGGCGACTGA